The Rubrobacter aplysinae DNA window GCCGGGCTCGGGATGGCCTTCGTGGCCGCCGCCGGTCTCGCCCTGGTCACCGGCTTCATAAAGCCCCGGAGCGGTGAAAACGGCGACACCGTTCCCGAGGCCTACGCCTACTAGTCCCCGGTAGGCTCGTAAGATTCGCCCGGCGCCGAACTATGTACAGGGTGGCGTATCCGCTGCAATATAATTAGCCTTTTCGGGTCCGAGCTTATGACTTCATGATGCGGGAGGTGCGGGGTTGAGGTTTCTGTCCGGTTCGCGGGTGGGGCGCTGGGCGGTGTGGGGCGTGTGCCGGGTGCTCGGCAGGCCGCTTCCGGTGCCGCACGCGGCGGAGTGGATGATGATCCCGGAGCACTCCGTGGATCAGGTCCTCGAGGACGACGCCCTCTGCAGCCTCTACCCGCAGGACGTCCTCGAAACTGCGCGTACCATGCAGCGCCAACGCCGGGAGCACGACGAGCGCCACACGGCGGCCGAGGACCGGCGCGGAACCGGCTGAGTCGGGGAAATATACTGCGTTTATACTGCGTCCGTGGACCTTTTCGACTCATCGGGAGAGGAAGAGCTGTCGCGCCGGGCCCCGCTCGCCGAGCGGCTGCGCCCGGCCGCGTTGGATGACGTGATCGGCCAGGAGCACCTTACCGGCGAGGACGGGCCCCTGCGCTCCGCAGCCGAGCGGGGCCGGGTCGGGACCGTGATCCTGTGGGGACCGCCGGGCACGGGAAAGACGACCCTGGCACGGGTGGTCGCGGGAGAGACTTCGGGAGAGTTCGTGGCCCTGAGCGCGGTCACCGGCGGCGTGAAGGAGCTTCGGGAGGCGCTGGGCGGGGCGCGGGAGCGGCTGAAGTACGAGGGGCGCGGGACGCTGGTGTTCGTGGACGAGGTCCACCGCTTCAACAAGGCCCAGCAGGACGCCCTGTTGCCCGCGCTTGAAGAGGGTCTCGTGGACTTTATCGGGGCGACGACCGAGAACCCGGCCTTCGAGGTGACGGCCCCGCTGCTCTCCCGCTCGCGGGTGCTGCGCCTGGAGCCGCTCGGCGAGGAGCGGCTGGCGGAGCTTCTGGAACGCGGCGCGGCGGAACTCGGCGCGACGCTGGATGAGGAGGCGCGGGCGCACCTCCTGCGGCTGGCCGGGGGCGACGGGCGGCGGCTGCTGAACGCGCTGGAGGCGGCCTCGGACCTCGGCGGGGGAGAGGTCGGCGTCTCGGAGGTGGAGCGGGCGGTCGGGCAGGCTTCCCTGCGGTACGGGCGCGAGGAGCACTACGACGTAATAAGCGCGTTCATAAAGAGCGTGCGCGGCGGCGACCCGGATGCGGCGCTGCACTATCTGGCGCGCATGATCGAGGCCGGCGAAGACCCCGTTTTCATGGCGCGGCGGGTCGTTATCCTGGCCTCCGAGGACATCGGAAATGCCGATCCGCAGGGCCTAACCCTGGCCGTCTCCGCCGCCCGGGCGGTGGAGATGATCGGGATGCCCGAGGGCCGCATACCGCTCGCCCAGGCCGTGACCTACCTGGCCTCCGCGCCGAAATCAAACGCCGCCTACGCCGCAATCGGCCAGGCCCTGTCCGACGTGCGCGACGGCTCCGCGCCCGAGGTGCCGCTGCGCCTGCGCCAGGCCCCGACCGGGCTCGCCAAGAGCGAGGGCCACGGCGCGGGCTACCGCTACGCCCACGACGACGTGGACGCCGGGGTCGCGGGCATGAACGACCGCTACCTGCCGGACGAAATGGCGGACCGCGTCTACTACGAGCCCAAGGATAGCGGCGAGGAGGCCCACGCAAAGGAGCGCCTCGACCGCTGGCGCGCCGCGCGCCGCCGGCGGGAAGAGACCGGCGGGGATTAGCCGTCCCGGGGTGTTAGAGGACACCCCAGGGTATCAGGAGCGCGCCCCCCAGCGGTTGCGGATGTCCTCGGCGAAGTCCTCGTAGGTTCGTAGGGGCAGGACCTCCTCCATCTCGAGCTCGTGGGCCATCGGGAGGCCGGCCATGAGTATCTGGTCCAGCTCGTCGTTGGACTCCACGTTCATGATCACGATCACCCGCCGTTGGCCCGAGACCTTGTACAGGTCCACGACCTTGCCCGCGCCCTTCGCGCCGAGGGCGGCCTCTGTCTCCGGCTCCCAGATGTCCCACAGCTCCTCCAGGGAGAGGCCCTCGGTCTTTACCCGAATCTTCACGAAATACAGCACTCCATCTCCTTTCTAGTAATTCCCAGCATCTTTATACACCTGCCCGAACCTCCCGCGCGACCCGGCGGCGGCGACCCGCTCCGAATGCCGCGCACATCTTGTGCTACAGTCGGGGCTCATTGGCTGGGCTACCGGAAAGACGCGGCTTTTCCCGACCCGGAGACGCTATGGGAGATATGGGAGAGTCTGGGAGCATGGACAGCGGGGTTATGAGCGTGATGCAGGCCATCGCCTCACGCCGGACCCACAACGGCAGGTTCAAGCCGGACCCCGTGCTCACCGAGCACGTGTATACACTGGCGCACCTGGCCCAACGGGCTCCTTCGAGCATCAACACCC harbors:
- a CDS encoding muconolactone Delta-isomerase translates to MLYFVKIRVKTEGLSLEELWDIWEPETEAALGAKGAGKVVDLYKVSGQRRVIVIMNVESNDELDQILMAGLPMAHELEMEEVLPLRTYEDFAEDIRNRWGARS
- a CDS encoding replication-associated recombination protein A, encoding MDLFDSSGEEELSRRAPLAERLRPAALDDVIGQEHLTGEDGPLRSAAERGRVGTVILWGPPGTGKTTLARVVAGETSGEFVALSAVTGGVKELREALGGARERLKYEGRGTLVFVDEVHRFNKAQQDALLPALEEGLVDFIGATTENPAFEVTAPLLSRSRVLRLEPLGEERLAELLERGAAELGATLDEEARAHLLRLAGGDGRRLLNALEAASDLGGGEVGVSEVERAVGQASLRYGREEHYDVISAFIKSVRGGDPDAALHYLARMIEAGEDPVFMARRVVILASEDIGNADPQGLTLAVSAARAVEMIGMPEGRIPLAQAVTYLASAPKSNAAYAAIGQALSDVRDGSAPEVPLRLRQAPTGLAKSEGHGAGYRYAHDDVDAGVAGMNDRYLPDEMADRVYYEPKDSGEEAHAKERLDRWRAARRRREETGGD